From Halotia branconii CENA392, the proteins below share one genomic window:
- a CDS encoding Crp/Fnr family transcriptional regulator, whose protein sequence is MQTEVFCELFPLLSTANPQTLEWLLNVAIEHEYPVGRAVLMEDAWGNAVYFVVSGWVKVRRTSGDDSVAIAILGRGDFFGEMAILDESPRSTDVIALSSVKLLSISRERFIQILFKDPQLHHRMLQLMVRRLRQINQRLQIRTSPPAVKLAHTLVSLGESYGLESDKGREIFNIPFKDLAEVTEIGVEETTKIMEKLHEKGWIAIDNANNIIYLINFKQLFNLAGKV, encoded by the coding sequence ATGCAGACTGAGGTTTTTTGTGAACTTTTTCCCTTACTGAGTACAGCCAACCCACAAACCTTGGAATGGCTACTTAACGTTGCAATTGAACATGAATATCCAGTTGGACGAGCTGTGTTAATGGAAGATGCCTGGGGTAACGCTGTTTACTTTGTGGTTTCTGGCTGGGTTAAAGTCCGACGTACCTCTGGAGATGATTCTGTAGCTATTGCAATTTTGGGTCGGGGTGATTTTTTTGGAGAAATGGCAATTTTGGATGAATCTCCGCGTTCAACCGATGTTATTGCCTTGTCGTCAGTCAAGTTACTGAGCATTTCTAGAGAACGTTTTATTCAAATTTTGTTCAAAGACCCGCAGCTACATCACCGGATGCTACAACTGATGGTGCGACGATTACGGCAGATTAACCAGCGCTTACAAATTAGAACTTCTCCTCCAGCCGTCAAACTTGCCCATACTTTGGTTAGTTTGGGTGAAAGCTATGGGTTAGAATCAGATAAGGGTAGGGAAATTTTTAACATTCCTTTCAAAGATTTGGCAGAGGTGACAGAAATTGGCGTAGAAGAAACTACCAAAATCATGGAAAAACTACATGAAAAAGGTTGGATTGCAATTGACAACGCTAACAACATCATTTATCTGATCAATTTCAAACAGTTGTTTAATTTGGCTGGCAAAGTCTAG
- a CDS encoding pilus assembly protein PilB translates to MSSLEGKPSKNKASRQQVISNTPVNWEQEHERQQIFQLIDSLLSFEACLYYQIIPFRLEDKHLLLGIVYPQDTGALDYVSRILSYISCTMTTQEVATDTHRMILSAYLNYKNTFRPDATQINQLKANLTLEKKANSIAENLIHSATSLSKQNQQPQSTVAQIQTPQYSQQTAEKEENYLDIASPNQLSVLQLQVPELFNPIETLPTLPAKKLLEELLGRVLSGGIGRLYLERQPYEGRILWSDNGVLQSVLENLPLFVFQGVLNELKRFAALPVTRFTEPKQVEQECLYQQNRLLLRLRVMPGMYGEEATLQVLRGAALKFYQQQQLAGLSRDALGISQQLSLKLRELHQRFLLNPNPKSEQIEAFATLNQLVDNLDQQIKIVTANNQSSIDIE, encoded by the coding sequence ATGTCGTCATTAGAGGGCAAACCATCTAAGAACAAAGCCAGTAGGCAGCAAGTAATATCTAACACTCCAGTAAATTGGGAACAAGAACACGAACGCCAACAAATATTTCAATTAATTGATAGCCTCTTGTCCTTTGAAGCTTGTTTGTACTATCAAATTATTCCCTTTAGATTAGAAGACAAGCATTTGCTACTAGGTATAGTTTATCCCCAAGATACTGGGGCGTTAGATTACGTAAGTCGCATACTGTCTTATATAAGTTGCACAATGACAACTCAAGAAGTTGCCACCGATACTCATCGCATGATACTTTCAGCTTATCTCAACTATAAAAATACATTCCGCCCAGATGCCACACAAATCAATCAACTAAAAGCTAACTTAACTTTAGAAAAGAAGGCCAATAGCATTGCCGAGAATCTGATTCACTCTGCAACCTCCCTATCAAAGCAAAATCAACAACCACAATCGACTGTAGCTCAGATACAAACCCCTCAATATTCCCAGCAAACAGCAGAGAAAGAAGAAAACTATCTTGACATAGCATCTCCTAACCAATTGAGTGTTTTACAACTGCAAGTTCCAGAACTATTCAATCCAATTGAAACACTGCCAACACTACCAGCTAAAAAATTATTAGAAGAATTACTAGGACGAGTACTAAGCGGAGGAATTGGTCGTTTATATTTGGAAAGACAACCTTACGAAGGTAGAATACTCTGGAGTGACAATGGTGTCTTGCAATCTGTGCTAGAAAATCTACCCCTCTTTGTTTTTCAAGGCGTACTTAATGAATTAAAACGATTTGCAGCTCTACCTGTTACTAGATTTACAGAACCGAAACAAGTAGAACAAGAATGCCTATATCAACAAAACCGCTTATTATTACGTCTGCGTGTAATGCCAGGAATGTATGGTGAAGAAGCTACATTACAAGTTTTGCGGGGAGCAGCATTAAAGTTTTATCAGCAACAACAGTTAGCTGGTCTCAGTCGAGATGCTTTAGGAATTTCTCAACAACTAAGCTTAAAGTTGCGCGAACTCCATCAACGATTTCTGCTTAATCCTAATCCTAAGTCTGAGCAAATAGAAGCTTTCGCTACCCTCAATCAACTAGTAGATAATTTAGACCAACAGATCAAGATAGTGACAGCAAATAACCAGTCATCGATAGACATTGAATAA
- a CDS encoding type II toxin-antitoxin system RelE/ParE family toxin — MKYHIEMSSVAESEADSAFLRLSQLTSSSQASQWYAGLLQAIDSLSQMPKCCPLARDNEYFTQEIRQLLYGRGRNSSRILFTILEGTEVFTVRILYIRHSVQQIFGENPEETD; from the coding sequence ATGAAATATCACATCGAAATGTCCAGTGTGGCTGAATCTGAAGCAGACAGTGCTTTTCTAAGACTATCCCAACTCACATCCTCCTCACAGGCAAGTCAATGGTATGCAGGATTACTCCAAGCAATTGATTCCTTGTCCCAAATGCCGAAATGTTGTCCTTTAGCACGAGATAACGAGTATTTCACTCAAGAGATTCGACAACTACTTTATGGTCGAGGACGCAATTCTTCCCGAATCCTTTTTACTATTTTGGAAGGGACAGAAGTCTTTACAGTGCGTATTCTGTACATCCGTCATTCTGTACAGCAAATTTTTGGTGAAAATCCAGAGGAAACTGACTAA